The window ACAATGAAATGCTGGTAGAGAAAGACATTACCTTTTTCTCCCACTGTGAACATCATTTTGTACCTATTTATGGAAAAGCACATGTGGCTTATATTTCTAATGGCAGTGTAATCGGATTGTCTAAAATAAATAGAATTGTTCAATATTTTGCCAAAAGGCCTCAGGTTCAAGAAAGGCTTACTGTCCAAATTGGTAATGAACTAAAAAAAGCTTTAGGGACAGATGATGTAGCTGTAATTATGGACGCAGACCATATGTGCGTATCCAGCAGAGGCGTACGAGACACTAGCAGCAGTACTGTCACCTCTTTTTATAGCGGGAAGTTTGAAAATGACAATCAAAAAAGAACCGAATTCCTCAAATACATTTCTCTATCAAGGTAATCTCCTTTTAACCTTATAATTAACTGTATTTAAAGCTGTTATTTCTAAAAAAATAACAGCTTTTTTTTATACCTCCCCATTTTACCAGGAAAAATATTAAACAATTTGGCTACTAATTAATTCTACTTAGTAAACATTGTGTAAGTATATGAAGGGAAAGAAGATTATCATCATCGGTGGTAAAAGTGGAATTGGTAAAAAAGTGGTGGAAAGTCTCAACCAAAAAGGTGCCGAGGTATATGCTTTCTCAAGGTCATTTTCAGGAGAACACCACTTTGATGTTTTAGAAGATTTTGAAGCAATACCCAATGTACCTGAAGAAATTCATGGATTGGTTTATTGCCCAGGGACAATCAATTTAAAACCATTCAAAAGGCTAACAATCGATGACTTCAGACATGACCTGGAGGTCAATTACCTTGGAGCAATAAAAACGTTACAGTTTTTAGAGAATTCATTGAAAAAATCGAAAACTGCCTCTGTTGTGCTATATAGTAGCATTGCAGTACAGACCGGCTTGGGTTTTCACAGCTCCATTGCCGGGGCAAAAGGGGCCATAGAAGGGCTTACTCGGTCTCTCGCAGCCGAATGGGCCAATTTTGGTATTCGCGTCAATGCCATTGCACCATCACTTACCGACACTCCTTTAGCAAAGGTTTTGCTTTCTACGGATGACAAACGAAATACTGCTGATAAAAGGCATCCCCTTGGCCGGTTTGGGAAAGCTACAGATATTGCTGCCGCTACAATATTTTTACTATCTGATCAATCTTCTTGGGTTACCGGGCAGGTAATTAAGGTGGATGGTGGCATATCGGCAATTAAATAATTACCCCCTTCAATGGAAAAAATAGAGCAGATAGGCAAGGATTGCCTTCGTATTTAAATCAGTTAAGTAATGAGGACTCCACCGGAATCATATCTAATTTTTAAAGCAGAATTAAAAAAAGCCAAGCTTGAAAAAGAGCTATTAAAGCAAGAATATGAGGATAAGCTAAAAAAAATCAACCAAGAATTATCCCGATTGAAAGAGCAAATTTCAGCCCAACAAGACCTGATGAAAACAACCATAAATTATGCAGTTAAGCTTGAAGATGACTTAGAGAATTTCAAACAGTTTGTTGAAGAGGAGAAAAACAATAGAAAAAGCTCTTTTCATTAATCAATTATTTACATTGCCTGTATAATAAGGTAATGAAGCAGAACAAGAATGATTATGACTGACACCTTGAATAAACAGGAATTGCAAGATTTCAAAATTGCTATAGACGAAGAATATGCTAGGGTTGAAACCAATAAACCCAAAGGGATTATCCTCTGCACTTTATTGGTAGATTATGTACCAATTACCGATTTTAAAGCTATTTTCAACAAAATCACTAAAATTGTAAAAGAAGGTAACTACAACAAATTCATATTCGACAAAAGAGCTTTAAGGGCTTTTCACCAACCCAGCATGGAATGGTATTTTTTAGAATGGAAGAAAGAAGTGTTTTTTTATGGAATCAAAACACATAGGAAAATTTTACCAAAAGAAGCATGGTTTGTGAAACTGGTTATGATAGCCAAAAAACAAATTACACTGGAAAATCCCGGCAATATTATTCGTAACCTTGATATAAAATACTGCGACAGCATAGAAGAAGCCATAGCTGAATAATGAAGCGATTTACAAAAGACATCTTGATTAATAAAGGCAAAGTCTTCAATAGAAATTTCGTCAACTGCCTGAGTGGATACAAAAGTTTGAATCTTATTGGGAGCATTAATACCGAAAATGCTAAAACAAATTTAGCCCCATTTAGTCAAGTATTTCATATCGGAGCCAACCCAGCTACGGTTGGTGTTTTATTCCGCCCCCATTCCGTGGAACGGCATACATTGGAAAACATCCTTCAAAATGGCTGTTTCACTTTAAACCACGTAGCTGAAAATTTTTACAAAGAAGCCCACCAATGCAGTGCAAGATGGGACCAGTCAGAATTTAAAGCCACAGGATTGGAGGAAGAATTCCTGAATGATTTTAAAGCTCCATTTGTGAAATTAAGTCCCTTGAAAATAGCTTGTGTACTAAAAGATAAAATCACATTAGCCGTCAATGAAACAATTTTAATCGTAGCCAGTATTGAAGAGGTATATGTAGCAGCCAATGCTGTTGAAGAAGACGGGTTTATTGCCTTAGACAAGGTAGGTAGCATTACGGTCTCGGGCTTAGATAGCTACCACGCTACAAACAAGCTGGGCAGACTACCTTATGCGAAACCCTTTCAAAAAACTGAATAACATAAACCTGATAGTTGTTTAAAGGGTAACCTATCCTTTTACAATTCCTTTGGCTGAAAAATTCAACTCAAAAAAAATCGCAACACAAATCATACATTGTTATTTAAAAGACGAGGGACAACACTCCTATTAAAAACATTCCACCCACAATAATGCTTATAGGCGGAATGTTTTTTTTTGTAGATTATCTAACGGAATAGGATTGTGCAAAAGAGCGCCCTGCCGGCGTAAGACCTTCCACTCTTAACTGCCCACTAAATTCTTCAAGAAACTTCCCCACTTTTTCTGGATCTTTGGCCGGTTGGTCATTTATATCAGTAATGATAAATCCATTTCCAAACCCAAGATCATTGAGATAACCTCTGGTCATAGAAGAAATTTTGACTCCGTAGGGTATACCGTATCGGTCCATTTCGATGGCATTGATGGTTTCAAGCTTCGCACCCAATAATGCAGAAGCATAAAAGGATCTCTTGATAACTCCGGTCCCTCCCAATAGATTCTGTAGGGTCAATTGAACCGTATTAAGTTTCCCTTCTCTTTTATAACTTACATTGATTTTATCGCCCGGATAGTAGTAAGACAATGCCTCCTCAAAGCTGCCCTTTCCTGTTATTTCAGTTCCGTCAATTTTTACAATTACATCATTTACCTTCATTCCTGATTTTTCTGCAGCACCATTTCTAATCACATGAGAAACGATGACACCATCTAAAGATTGTAGATTCATTTCCTCAGATAAATCAGGGGAAATCTCTTTAATCTCTATCCCCGGAATTGCTTTTTGAACTTCCCCATACCGAATAAGATCATTTGCAATTTTTGTAGCAATATCGACAGGAACAGCAAAACCATAGCCAGTGTAGGAACCTGTTCTACTCAAAATGGCCGTATTAATCCCAACCAACTCACCATTTACATTTACTAATGCTCCTCCGGAGTTTCCGGGATTAATCGGAGCATCTGTTTGGATAAAAGATTCCAAAGGAAACTCACCACCCATAATGTTGATCTGTCGTTCCTTTGCAGAAACTATTCCTGCCGTCACTGTGGAAGTAAGATTGAAAGGATTACCCACTGCCAGTACCCATTCACCTATATTCAATTCCCGACTGCTTCCAATTTCTATGGCCGGAAGGTTATCTGCTTCAATTTTTAGAACTGCAATATCAGTATTTGCATCTGAACCTATTAAACTGGCTTTATACGTTCTTTTCTTATGAATCACTTCAATGGTCTCTGCTTTTTCTATGACATGGTTATTGGTAATGATATAACCATCTTCAGAAAAAATCACACCCGAGCCGGTGCTTACCGTCTGTTGAGCCATCCCTTGGCCGAAGAAATAATCAAAAATACTATACCTTCTAGAATCAGTTCCTGAAAAGTTTTTTATAAACACTACAGAATTGGTGCTGTTTTCAGAAGCTTTCACAAAAGAATCCGGCACGGGACTCATGATGTTTTGGCTCGTTTCTTCAGCCGGAGCCAAATGACGAACTTGAGACATTGGAATTTCTTCGGAAATACTGAATCGTTCAGGGTTTTTAAACGACAATTCTTCGCTCAAATATTGTTGAAACACCCAAGAGCCAATAATCCCTCCCACAAATGCAACAAGAACTAAACCTAAATTTTTTAACATAACTAAAGACTTTGAATACTTAATTAAATACGGCCATTTATTAATTCAAGCCAATTTATTTAACATTTTTTAAACTTTCTTATGACAAAAAATCACAATGTAAATCCAATCCCAATTATGTGCCAAAAAAACATATGGTTTAAAAAGTTTGAAAAAAACGGGAATACTGGTTTTACCTTGTAAATTTGTCAGTAGAAAATAACGCATAATGCCAAGTTCGGCATTGTCCTTTTTTTGAAAGTAAAAAAATTCCATGTCTACAATTAAACGTGTGGCCATCTTAGGCTCAACAGGTAGTATAGGTACACAAGCTTTAGATGTGATTCAGCAACATTCTGACAAATTTGAAGTTGAAGTCCTTACGGCTTTTAATAACAAAGACCTATTAATCAAACAGGCGTTAGCTTTCCAACCAAATGTTGTAGTCATTGGCAATGAAAACCATTATCTTGAGGTTAAAGAGGCTTTGAGCAAACATCCTATTAAGGTATATGCCGGAGATAAGGCACTTGCCTCCGTGGTTGAGATGGAGACGATTGATATTGTGCTTACAGCTTTAGTGGGCTATGCAGGCTTAATACCTACGATCAAGGCCATAGAAGCCGGCAAACCCATCGCCTTAGCCAATAAAGAAACTTTGGTGGTGGCCGGAGATCTTATCACCAAACTCGCCAAAAAGAAAGCTGTAAATATCTACCCGGTAGATTCAGAACATTCGGCGATCTTTCAATGTTTGGTTGGTGAATTTCATAATCCCATCGAAAAAATAATACTTACAGCCTCCGGAGGCCCCTTCCGTGGCAGGGATAGGGAATATTTAAAAAATGTTACCAAAGAACAGGCACTCAAACATCCCAATTGGGACATGGGGGCTAAAATCACAATCGATTCAGCTTCTTTGATGAATAAAGGGCTTGAAGTTATCGAAGCAAAATGGCTTTTTGGATTGGATGCAAGCCAGATTGAGGTAATTGTTCATCCACAATCCATAGTACATTCTTTGGTTCAATTTGAAGACGGTTCGATCAAAGGGCAACTTGGACTACCAGACATGCGTATTCCTATTCAGTTTGCCTTGTCATATCCGGAAAGAGTAAAATCAAATTTTGAAAGATTTAATTTCATGGATTATCCGAATCTTCAATTTGAGAAACCTGATCGACAAACATTCAAAAACTTGGACTTGGCCTTCACGGCCTTAGTAAGAGGTGGGAATGCTGCCTGTTCACTGAATGCTGCCAATGAAATCGCTGTGGCTGCATTTTTGCAGGATAAAGTCAAATTTCTTGAAATGTCAGACTTGATTGAACAGAGTATGGAAAAAATTAGTTTTATTAAAGAACCAAGTTTGGATGACTTAATTGCGACAGACAAGGAAACAAGAATAATTTCAGAAGAATTAATTAGTAGAAAATAAAGAATGGATACATTAATAATGGTAGCGCAATTGCTACTCGGATTGTCGATATTGGTCGGCTTACATGAATTAGGACACCTGCTGGCAGCCAAGATGTTTGGCATGCGTGTCGAAAAGTTTTCTATTGGTTTTCCTCCAAAAATCATAGGATTTCAATGGAAAGAAACAGAATATTCTATAGGAGCAATTCCCCTAGGTGGATTTGTTAAAATCTCCGGAATGGTAGATGAATCGCTTGATTCAGAGCAACTATCGGACGAACCCCAGCCTTGGGAGTTTAGATCCAAACCTGCTTGGCAAAGATTAATCGTGATGCTTGGTGGTATCATCGTAAATGTAATCACCGGGATAATCATATTTGTATTTTTGGTATACAGTAAAGGGGAAACCTATTTTTCAAGAGACCAGGTAATAGAGCATGGGATCGTCGCCTACGATATTGGCGAACAAATAGGCTTGCAGGATGGCGACAAAATACTTGACATCAACGGAGTACCTTATGAATCATTGAATGACCTAAGCAGTGGGAATGCATTGTTAAGCTCAGATGGTTATTATACAGTAGATAGAGACGGCGAAAGAATGAAAATCACAATCCCTAGGGGATTTATCAATTCTTTTTCTGATGAAGAAAGCATGTCTAATTTCATTAGCATTCGATTCCCTTTTAAAATTTTGGAAGTAAATCCTGAAGGAACTGCTGTTGAAGCAGGTATTCAAAAGGGGGATGAAATCGTAGCTGTCAATGAACAACCCATCCAATATTTCAATGAGTTACAAGACGCATTGGCAGTACATAAAGGGGAGACTGTAGCTCTTACGATAGTTAGAGACCAACAAGAAATAATCACCAATACCGAAGTCTTAGAAGATGGGACCATTGGCATTGCCGCAGAAAATTTAATTGAACCTGTTCGCAAAAAATACACCTTTGCAGAATCGATTCCACTGGGAACCGAAAGGGCTTTTAGTGTGGTAATTATCAATGCAAAAGCCATGGGTAAAATGTTTACAGGAGAGGTTTCCACCAAAAACGTTAGTGGGCCTATCGGAATGGCTAAAATTTATGGGTCTACTTGGGATTGGATCAAGTTTTGGTCCATTACAGGCCTGATTTCCATGATTCTGGCCTTCATGAATTTATTACCTATTCCTGCCTTAGATGGAGGGCATGTAATGTTTTTGCTTTACGAAATGGTTTCAGGCAGAAGTCCTTCTGATAGGTTTCTTGAGAATGCCCAGAAAATTGGCATGGTTTTACTGTTAGCAATCATGGTATTTGCCATAGGAAATGACATCCTTAAGCTTTTTACCGGCAGTTAATGACTGAAAAAAACCAAAAAAGGGAAATAATATCTCTTTATTTTTAAATTGCCCTTAATATTTATTTCCTGACAATTTGTTAAAGGAAATAAATTGGCATAAGCCTTGGACAGGGTTTGTATAATAACCTTATTAATAGGGGTTTTTCATATTTCAACAAATTAACATGACACAATACCTGTCATAATGTCTGTATGAACAATAACGACAATCAATTATATCAATCACTAATGATGGGGGATTTTTCGGGAGAAGGCGATCTAATTCAGTTAATTACTGACGACGAGGATGAAAATGGCCAAAAAAACGAAAACTACGCCAAAGAAATACCTATTCTTTCCGTCAGAAACACCGTTTTGTTTCCCGGAGTAGTTATTCCTATAACCGTTGGAAGGCAACGATCTATTAAACTTGTTAAAAAAGCCCAAAAGGGAGACAAATTGATCGGTGTATGTGCACAAAGAAACCCCAACATTGAAGACCCTTCATGGGACGATATTTATAAAGTAGGCACCTTGGCCAAAATTGTAAAAATGATCGTTTTGCCCGATGGCAATACCACAATCATTATTCAAGGAAAAAAGCGTTTTAAAATAGATGAAGAATTAACAGAGGACCCCTATTTCCAAGCAAATGTCACTTATTTGGATGAAACATTCCCTAAAAATGATGAGAAAATAGAGGCCCTTGAGCAGTCCTTAAAGGAAGCAGCTTTTAAAATTTTACAATTAAATCCTGAAATTCCTAGAGAAGCTCAGGTTGCCTTAGATAATATTGACAGCACCCCTTTTCTTACTCATTTCCTCTCTTCCAATATCAATGCCCCTGTTGAGTCCAAACAAAAATTACTTGAGATCAATGATGGCATAGAAAGAGCTACCCTGTTGCTGGAGTTTATGATGAAGGATATCCAAATGCTGGAGCTAAAAAATGAAATCCAAAAAAAGGTCCATACTGACATTGACCAACAGCAAAGGGACTATTTTTTAAGGCAACAGATGAAGGTTCTTCAAACAGAACTGGGTGACGAGGGCCCGGACAAGGAAGTTGAAGAATTAAGGGCACGTGGCAAAAAGAAAAAATGGCCAAAAGTAGTGGCTGACCAATTCAATAAAGAATTGGATAAAATCATGAGAATGAATCCTGCCACAGCAGAATACCCTATCGCCATTAATTATGCAGAGGTGTTGGTAGACCTACCATGGAATGAATATACTACCGACAATTTTGACTTGAATAGAGCCAAGAAAATCCTTGATCGTGACCATTCCGGCTTGGACAAAGTCAAAGATCGAATCATTGAATATTTGGCAGTATTAAAACTAAAGCAAGACCTTAAAGGACCAATTCTTTGTTTATATGGACCTCCCGGTGTAGGAAAAACATCCTTAGGTAAATCTATCGCTAAAGCCTTGGGCAGAAAGTATGTACGAATGTCCTTAGGGGGACTTCATGATGAGTCTGAAATTAGGGGGCATCGAAAAACCTATATCGGTGCCATGCCGGGCAAAATCATTCAAAACATGAAAAAAGGAAAATCATCAAATCCTGTTTTTGTGTTGGACGAAATAGATAAACTCAGCACGGATTTTAGAGGAGACCCATCTTCTGCCTTTTTAGAAGTATTGGACCCTGAACAAAACAATGCTTTTGTGGACAATTACTTGGAGGTAGATTATGATTTGTCTAAGGTACTATTTATTGCCACCGCCAATACGCTGGAAACTTTGCAGCCTGCCCTTAGAGACCGGATGGAGATCATAGAGGTGACGGGCTACACCATGGAGGAAAAAGTGGAAATTTCAAAAAAACACCTGGTACCCAAACAGAGGAAAGAACATGGTCTTAAAGCCAAGGACATTACCTTCTCCAATGATTCTTTGGTCAAAATCATAGAAGATTACACGCGAGAATCCGGGGTTAGAAGTTTGGAAAGGCAAATTGGGAAGGTTATAAGAAATATTGCCAAGTCCATAGCGATGGAAGAACCATATCAGAAAAAAATAACTCCGGCATTGGTAAGAAAAATTCTAGGTGGTGAAATATTCGACAAAGAATTTTATCAAGACAATTCTTTGGCAGGAGTGGTTACAGGCCTAGCCTGGACATCTGTGGGAGGAGAAATTTTATTTATTGAAGCAAGTATTAGCAAAGGAAAAGGAAAACTTACACTTTCCGGTCAGCTGGGTGATGTCATGAAAGAATCTGCCATGACAGCCATATCTTATCTTAAATCTCATGCGGACGATCTGGACATAGATTATCGGGTATTTGATCAGTATGATCTACATATTCATGTACCTGCCGGAGCAGTACCTAAAGACGGGCCATCTGCCGGTATCACTATGCTCACAGCCATTGCATCTGTTTATACCCAGAGAAAAGTAAAAACAAAACTGGCCATGACAGGGGAGATCACCTTGAGAGGTAAAGTAATGCCGGTAGGTGGAATCAAAGAAAAAATATTAGCTGCAAAAAGGGCCGGGATCGAAGACATTATCCTTTGCAAACGAAATCAAAGAGACATAGAAGAAATTGATGATTCTTACCTCAAAGGAGTCAAATTTCATTTTGTAGACCATGTAAGCGAAGTATTAGCCTTGGCGCTTCTAGAAGAAAAAGTGTCTAATCCGGTGAAATTCAGCTTCGAAAGTGAAGGAAAGAAATCTGAAGCATCGTAAAAGAACTGAAAAATGAACCATTTAACACCAAAGCAAATTGTTGCTGAACTGGATAAATATATAATTGGGCAGAATGAGGCAAAAAGAAATGTCGCGATTGCTTTAAGGAACAGAATTCGCCGGCTTATGGTGAAATCTGACCTTCAAAAGGACATCGTTCCCAATAACATCTTGATGATAGGCTCTACGGGAGTTGGTAAAACTGAAATCGCTAGAAGATTGGCGAAAATTGCCAATGCACCTTTCACAAAAGTAGAGGCATCCAAGTTTACTGAAGTAGGCTATGTTGGAAGAGATGTAGAATCTATGGTAAGAGATTTGGTGGAACATGCCGTAAATCTGGTTAAAGAAGCAAAAAATGAAGAAGTAAAGGAAAAAGCAGCAGTGATTGTTGAAGACATGCTTCTGGATATTTTGATTCCTCCGGTAAGAGGAACAGGTTTTAGCACTACACAAAAAGAGAATTTTAACCCTGACAATGCCAGTGAGCAAGAGCTCAATGAAAAAACCAGAGAGCGATTCAAAGAGAAATTGAAGCATGGAGAACTGGAAGAAAGGAAAATCGAAATCAATGTAAAGCAGTCTTCTCCTGCAGGAATTGGTATGGTGGGAAATGGCATGATGGACGAAGCCAGTATGGCAGGCATTCAAGACATGCTTAGCAATATGATGCCGAAGCGTACCAAAAAAAGAAAAGTCACTATTTCGGAAGCTCGAAAAATTTTAATGGAGGAAGAAGCTTCCAAGCTTATTGATTTTGATGAAGTAAAAGAAGAAGCCATCAAGCTTGCAGAGAACAATGGGATCATATTTATTGATGAAATAGACAAAATTGCTTCAAGCTCAAGTAAATCAGGTGGACCGGATGTCAGTAGAGAAGGTGTACAAAGAGATTTGCTTCCGATTGTAGAAGGTAGTGCTGTCAATACCAAGTATGGTTTGGTACATACAGACCATGTACTGTTTATAGCAGCAGGAGCATTTCACGTCAGCAAACCTTCGGATCTGATCCCCGAATTACAGGGAAGATTTCCAATTCGTGTAGAACTTACCAGTTTGACTCAAGAGGACTTCTATAAAATACTTAAGGATCCAAAAAATGCCCTTACCAAGCAATATCAGGCTTTATTTGAAGCAGAGGAAGTTTATTTAGAATATACTGACGATGCCATCCAAGAGATTGCCTCACTGGCATTTAGTATCAATGAAGAAGTAGAAAATATCGGTGCAAGAAGGTTACATACAGTTATGAGTCATTTATTAAACGACTTTTTGTTTGAGGTTCCGGATTCAATTGGTCCCAATAGCAAAATCATGATTACAAAAGATCTTGTCAATGAAAGGTTAAGCTCTTTGGTGAAAAACAGAGACCTTTCCCAATTCATCCTTTAATACCTATGAAATAAAACTAACTTGCCATCAGGTGTGATCTGGAACCACACCTGATGGCAACATAGGTAGCTTATATAGTTTTACACCACAAGCATCCTGAATGGCATTCCGCAAAGCAGGAGCAATGCATACGATCGGAGCCTCCCCTGCCCCGGAGGAAGGAAGATCCTCTCTATTCAACAATATTACTTTCATTTCAGGTACGTCACTGAACCTAGGCACGCGGTAGGAAGTTAGACCGGGATTTGTCAACTTGGCATCTTTAAAGTCTACCGCTTCAAATAGCGCCCCTCCTAAGCCTTGTAGTACACAACCTACAACCTGACTTTTAAGATGTCTGGGGTTGATGATCACACCACATTCAAAGGCAGTCACCACCCTACGGACGTTCAATTTTCTCGATTCACTTTCCACCTTTACCTCAACGAAGGTGGCTACAAAGCCTCCTTTAACCGTCCCACAAGCCATTCCATACCCTGTTTCAGCTTGGCTTTTTTCCTTTCCCCAACCAAAGGCTTCGGCCCCTGCTTTTATTACATCTATTAACCTAGGCTTTTCCAGATGTGCGATCCTAAATTGCAATGGATCATATTTTAAATCTCGTGCCAAATCATTAACGATAGACTCAATAGCAAAAATATTGGCAGTTGATGATAACGCCCTATAAGATCCTTGACGCAATGGTGAAGATGAGCGGTGATACTCCAAGTGTTCTTGGGCCCCCGAATAAGGGAAATCTATTCCTGCAGCTCCAGAATTGTAATTATGGAATTCCCAAGTGTTAATTTTCCCTTGGTTTACAGAAGCCTTGACCTCAATCACTCCCGCAGGTCGAAAATAAGCCCATTTAAATTCTTCCTCCCTTGTCCAGCAAACTTTCACCGGACGACCAGCTTTTTTGGATAATTTGGCTGCTTCAATCCCTACATCACTGCTTTGCTTTCCTCCGTAACCGGAGCCTGTATCAGGAACATGAACACGTATTTTATTTAATGGAAGACCAAATTCTTTTGCCAAGTCTTCATGCAAACCAAAAGGGCGTTGAGTCCCTGCCCAGACCTCCACTTCACCATCCTTCCAATGGGCTATGGCCGCCCGGGTTTCCAATGGCACATGGGCAATATAATCAATCTCAAAGCGCTGATTAATTTTCAATGAAGCACCTTCATAACTATCTTCAAGACTTTTACTTTTCGATTTTCCTTCCTTAGAGGTTTTAATTAAATGTTCAAAGAGCTCTGCACGCTCAACCAGAGCCCCTTCCCCCCAAGTACAATCAATAGCAGCCAATGCCATTGCTGCTTTTCCGGGGCTATCTGCTACAAGTCCAATAAAATCTCCATCTCTAACCAACATTACACCTGGGATTTTTTCAGCATTTGTCGTTTCGACATGAAGTAGTTTAGCCCCATAAGCAGGAGCACGCAATATTTTACCGTAAACCATATTTGGCAAAACCATATCAGAAACATACTTATGGCTTCCGTTGATAAAATCTTTTCCATTAATTTTGGAAATAGATTGTCCTGCAACTTTCCACTTGGCCGGAGCTATTGTGGAGACATCTTTAT of the Cyclobacterium marinum DSM 745 genome contains:
- the folE gene encoding GTP cyclohydrolase I FolE, whose protein sequence is MKQKETLLNSAGIDLNQAIDDIGDDHISSSHDTPLREDAFEMDDDLKMELIEKHFKEIMNILGMDLKDDSLKGTPKRVAKMFVKEVFSGLDPKNKPEVKLFENKYKYNEMLVEKDITFFSHCEHHFVPIYGKAHVAYISNGSVIGLSKINRIVQYFAKRPQVQERLTVQIGNELKKALGTDDVAVIMDADHMCVSSRGVRDTSSSTVTSFYSGKFENDNQKRTEFLKYISLSR
- a CDS encoding SDR family NAD(P)-dependent oxidoreductase, encoding MKGKKIIIIGGKSGIGKKVVESLNQKGAEVYAFSRSFSGEHHFDVLEDFEAIPNVPEEIHGLVYCPGTINLKPFKRLTIDDFRHDLEVNYLGAIKTLQFLENSLKKSKTASVVLYSSIAVQTGLGFHSSIAGAKGAIEGLTRSLAAEWANFGIRVNAIAPSLTDTPLAKVLLSTDDKRNTADKRHPLGRFGKATDIAAATIFLLSDQSSWVTGQVIKVDGGISAIK
- a CDS encoding flavin reductase family protein, giving the protein MKRFTKDILINKGKVFNRNFVNCLSGYKSLNLIGSINTENAKTNLAPFSQVFHIGANPATVGVLFRPHSVERHTLENILQNGCFTLNHVAENFYKEAHQCSARWDQSEFKATGLEEEFLNDFKAPFVKLSPLKIACVLKDKITLAVNETILIVASIEEVYVAANAVEEDGFIALDKVGSITVSGLDSYHATNKLGRLPYAKPFQKTE
- a CDS encoding S1C family serine protease; its protein translation is MLKNLGLVLVAFVGGIIGSWVFQQYLSEELSFKNPERFSISEEIPMSQVRHLAPAEETSQNIMSPVPDSFVKASENSTNSVVFIKNFSGTDSRRYSIFDYFFGQGMAQQTVSTGSGVIFSEDGYIITNNHVIEKAETIEVIHKKRTYKASLIGSDANTDIAVLKIEADNLPAIEIGSSRELNIGEWVLAVGNPFNLTSTVTAGIVSAKERQINIMGGEFPLESFIQTDAPINPGNSGGALVNVNGELVGINTAILSRTGSYTGYGFAVPVDIATKIANDLIRYGEVQKAIPGIEIKEISPDLSEEMNLQSLDGVIVSHVIRNGAAEKSGMKVNDVIVKIDGTEITGKGSFEEALSYYYPGDKINVSYKREGKLNTVQLTLQNLLGGTGVIKRSFYASALLGAKLETINAIEMDRYGIPYGVKISSMTRGYLNDLGFGNGFIITDINDQPAKDPEKVGKFLEEFSGQLRVEGLTPAGRSFAQSYSVR
- a CDS encoding 1-deoxy-D-xylulose-5-phosphate reductoisomerase; translation: MSTIKRVAILGSTGSIGTQALDVIQQHSDKFEVEVLTAFNNKDLLIKQALAFQPNVVVIGNENHYLEVKEALSKHPIKVYAGDKALASVVEMETIDIVLTALVGYAGLIPTIKAIEAGKPIALANKETLVVAGDLITKLAKKKAVNIYPVDSEHSAIFQCLVGEFHNPIEKIILTASGGPFRGRDREYLKNVTKEQALKHPNWDMGAKITIDSASLMNKGLEVIEAKWLFGLDASQIEVIVHPQSIVHSLVQFEDGSIKGQLGLPDMRIPIQFALSYPERVKSNFERFNFMDYPNLQFEKPDRQTFKNLDLAFTALVRGGNAACSLNAANEIAVAAFLQDKVKFLEMSDLIEQSMEKISFIKEPSLDDLIATDKETRIISEELISRK
- the rseP gene encoding RIP metalloprotease RseP, translated to MDTLIMVAQLLLGLSILVGLHELGHLLAAKMFGMRVEKFSIGFPPKIIGFQWKETEYSIGAIPLGGFVKISGMVDESLDSEQLSDEPQPWEFRSKPAWQRLIVMLGGIIVNVITGIIIFVFLVYSKGETYFSRDQVIEHGIVAYDIGEQIGLQDGDKILDINGVPYESLNDLSSGNALLSSDGYYTVDRDGERMKITIPRGFINSFSDEESMSNFISIRFPFKILEVNPEGTAVEAGIQKGDEIVAVNEQPIQYFNELQDALAVHKGETVALTIVRDQQEIITNTEVLEDGTIGIAAENLIEPVRKKYTFAESIPLGTERAFSVVIINAKAMGKMFTGEVSTKNVSGPIGMAKIYGSTWDWIKFWSITGLISMILAFMNLLPIPALDGGHVMFLLYEMVSGRSPSDRFLENAQKIGMVLLLAIMVFAIGNDILKLFTGS
- the lon gene encoding endopeptidase La, whose product is MNNNDNQLYQSLMMGDFSGEGDLIQLITDDEDENGQKNENYAKEIPILSVRNTVLFPGVVIPITVGRQRSIKLVKKAQKGDKLIGVCAQRNPNIEDPSWDDIYKVGTLAKIVKMIVLPDGNTTIIIQGKKRFKIDEELTEDPYFQANVTYLDETFPKNDEKIEALEQSLKEAAFKILQLNPEIPREAQVALDNIDSTPFLTHFLSSNINAPVESKQKLLEINDGIERATLLLEFMMKDIQMLELKNEIQKKVHTDIDQQQRDYFLRQQMKVLQTELGDEGPDKEVEELRARGKKKKWPKVVADQFNKELDKIMRMNPATAEYPIAINYAEVLVDLPWNEYTTDNFDLNRAKKILDRDHSGLDKVKDRIIEYLAVLKLKQDLKGPILCLYGPPGVGKTSLGKSIAKALGRKYVRMSLGGLHDESEIRGHRKTYIGAMPGKIIQNMKKGKSSNPVFVLDEIDKLSTDFRGDPSSAFLEVLDPEQNNAFVDNYLEVDYDLSKVLFIATANTLETLQPALRDRMEIIEVTGYTMEEKVEISKKHLVPKQRKEHGLKAKDITFSNDSLVKIIEDYTRESGVRSLERQIGKVIRNIAKSIAMEEPYQKKITPALVRKILGGEIFDKEFYQDNSLAGVVTGLAWTSVGGEILFIEASISKGKGKLTLSGQLGDVMKESAMTAISYLKSHADDLDIDYRVFDQYDLHIHVPAGAVPKDGPSAGITMLTAIASVYTQRKVKTKLAMTGEITLRGKVMPVGGIKEKILAAKRAGIEDIILCKRNQRDIEEIDDSYLKGVKFHFVDHVSEVLALALLEEKVSNPVKFSFESEGKKSEAS